A stretch of Geobacter sp. DNA encodes these proteins:
- a CDS encoding HAMP domain-containing protein gives MRFGFSYVTSSLSRRLTLMTVAIIFATVALFVGYGYWSQKSAGLAAVDGKLLASAAAVKMETDAFHDQMQNPAAIDKGAYELMVKDLSRFAEEAGVKYVYTVMEKEGKLFFSTSSYTREEMEKGEHTKMFDPYEDPSPGLKAAIADGKVHFDEYTDQWGSFRSVFMPVTSPGGVRYVTCVDLEISNIAAMLQKQLLYTSLLGCLVFMIAIVATMLMIHPMSRTIGVLTEGVSRITKGDLSVNLECTRTDELGRLARDMNGMVANLRSIVGSVQESASEIVHAAGDQYRRALQMATDAEDVAGQASTVATAGEEIAGTSGEITQNCINTSEASAIANRMASSGEDVVAETITRMHRIAERVNETAQTMSGLGKRSDQIGVIAATIEDIADQTNLIALNAAIEAARAGEVGRGFAVVADEVRGLAERTAKATREITTMIRTIQQETAGAIASMQEGVTEVNAGTDGAARSGKALQEILEQINAVSFQVNQIATASGEQTITTNEISKSIHQITHVVQETAQSAHESADAADRMQLLAGRLQELMNQFRTAETETASASVTT, from the coding sequence ATGCGATTTGGATTCTCATACGTCACATCCAGTCTTTCGCGAAGACTTACGCTAATGACGGTCGCCATCATTTTCGCGACTGTTGCCCTGTTCGTGGGCTATGGCTATTGGTCGCAAAAATCCGCCGGTTTGGCAGCCGTGGACGGGAAACTCCTCGCGTCCGCGGCTGCCGTCAAGATGGAAACCGATGCCTTCCATGACCAGATGCAAAATCCTGCTGCCATCGATAAAGGGGCATATGAGCTCATGGTAAAGGATCTGAGCCGCTTTGCCGAAGAAGCAGGGGTCAAATACGTCTATACAGTCATGGAAAAAGAGGGGAAGCTCTTCTTCTCCACATCCAGCTACACCCGGGAAGAGATGGAAAAGGGTGAGCACACGAAGATGTTCGATCCGTACGAAGATCCGAGTCCGGGTCTGAAGGCAGCCATTGCCGACGGCAAGGTCCACTTCGACGAATATACCGACCAATGGGGGAGTTTCCGCTCGGTCTTCATGCCGGTAACCTCTCCCGGAGGTGTTCGTTACGTGACATGCGTGGATCTGGAGATATCAAATATTGCCGCAATGCTGCAAAAACAGCTTCTTTACACCTCTCTCCTCGGCTGCCTGGTCTTCATGATCGCCATTGTGGCGACCATGCTGATGATACACCCGATGAGCCGCACCATCGGTGTCCTGACAGAGGGGGTGAGCCGCATAACCAAAGGGGATCTGAGCGTAAACCTGGAATGCACACGTACAGACGAATTGGGGCGCCTTGCACGGGACATGAACGGCATGGTCGCCAATCTCCGGAGCATCGTCGGCTCGGTACAGGAAAGTGCCAGTGAGATCGTCCATGCAGCAGGGGATCAGTATCGCAGGGCGCTCCAGATGGCAACGGATGCCGAGGATGTGGCGGGCCAAGCCTCAACCGTTGCTACTGCAGGGGAAGAGATTGCAGGCACATCCGGTGAGATCACGCAGAACTGCATCAACACGTCCGAAGCCTCGGCAATAGCCAACAGAATGGCCTCATCCGGAGAAGACGTTGTGGCGGAGACGATCACGCGGATGCACCGGATCGCGGAGCGAGTGAACGAAACAGCACAGACCATGTCCGGCCTCGGTAAGCGTTCGGATCAGATCGGGGTGATCGCCGCAACAATCGAGGATATAGCGGACCAGACCAACCTCATTGCCTTGAACGCCGCCATAGAGGCAGCCCGTGCCGGAGAGGTCGGGCGCGGATTCGCCGTTGTCGCAGATGAGGTACGTGGGCTTGCAGAGCGGACTGCCAAGGCAACTCGGGAGATTACCACAATGATACGGACCATCCAGCAGGAAACTGCCGGGGCCATTGCCTCCATGCAGGAGGGGGTAACGGAGGTCAATGCGGGGACAGATGGTGCAGCCAGATCAGGAAAGGCACTGCAGGAAATTCTCGAACAGATCAACGCGGTCAGTTTTCAGGTAAACCAGATCGCCACAGCATCAGGAGAGCAGACGATAACGACCAACGAGATCAGCAAGAGCATCCACCAGATAACGCACGTTGTCCAGGAAACAGCTCAGAGCGCCCATGAATCGGCTGACGCCGCCGACCGGATGCAACTGCTCGCGGGCCGGTTACAGGAGCTCATGAATCAGTTCAGGACAGCGGAAACGGAAACCGCTTCCGCATCGGTCACTACCTGA
- a CDS encoding chemotaxis protein: MKRFMLFVALAAMLVVSAQPVCAESFGTADEAKAMLEKAITALKADKADALAKFTKGEGGFKDRDLYPFCGGPDGIFTAHPTLVGKSLKDLKDKAGKPLGQDIYAAAKEGAIAEVSYMWPRPGTTEPVQKQSFVTKVGDQVCAVGYYK, from the coding sequence ATGAAACGTTTTATGCTGTTTGTCGCACTTGCCGCAATGCTGGTCGTATCTGCCCAACCCGTATGTGCCGAAAGCTTTGGTACCGCTGACGAAGCCAAGGCAATGCTTGAAAAGGCAATTACTGCCCTCAAGGCCGACAAGGCCGATGCCCTTGCCAAATTCACCAAAGGCGAAGGTGGGTTTAAGGACCGTGACCTCTACCCCTTCTGCGGCGGCCCGGACGGCATCTTCACCGCGCATCCGACCCTGGTAGGGAAAAGCCTCAAGGACCTGAAAGACAAGGCCGGCAAACCGCTTGGCCAGGATATCTACGCTGCTGCCAAAGAAGGAGCGATAGCCGAGGTTTCCTACATGTGGCCGCGTCCGGGCACAACCGAACCAGTACAGAAACAGTCGTTTGTCACCAAGGTAGGGGATCAGGTCTGCGCTGTCGGTTACTACAAGTAA
- the acnB gene encoding bifunctional aconitate hydratase 2/2-methylisocitrate dehydratase, with the protein MIEAYLQHEAERNSQGIPALPLNPEQTAELCKLLEAPPAGKEAFLVNLIKERVSPGVDPAAEVKAAFLAEIVKGSKKSPLISKVEAVRMLGTMLGGYNVNPLVEALKDAELAQEAATALCGMTLVYDGFDKVVELSKSNAAAKKVLESWANAEWFTNRPGLPETIKVKVFKVEGEINTDDFSPAGDAWSRPDIPLHALAMGKTRFPNRLKDIADWRAAGNQVAFVGDVVGTGSSRKSACNSVLWHMGQEIPCVPNKKTAGVIIGGVIAPIFFNTAQDSGALPLKADVTKMNDGDIITINTKKGEISNEKGEVISTFKINPNTLADEFRAGGRIPLIIGRAVTDKARKALGLAATDVFTLPVNPAPKADQGYSLAQKMVGKACGVAGVLPGTACEPKMTTVGSQDTTGPMTADELKELACLKFLSPMFMQSFCHTAAYPKPADVKMHKNLPKFIIDRCGVPLKPGDGVIHSWLNRLLLPDTVGTGGDSHTRFPIGISFPAGSGLVAFAGAMGFMPLDMPESVLVRFKGKLNPGITLRDAVNAIPYWAIKQGKLTVPKKNKINIFNGRILEMEGLPDLTVEQAFELTDAAAERSAAAGCIQLSKESVATYLRSNVALMKKMIADGYQDAKTLQNRIDAVNAWLAKPELLEADKNAEATGAYADVIEIDLAEITEPILACPNDPDDVKLLSDVAGTPIQDVFLGSCMTNIGHFRAAAEIWRGLKFNPSVRTWICPPTRMDQAQLKDEAYFSVYSAFGARIEIAGCSLCMGNQARVPDAVNMFSTSTRNFDDRIGDGAKVFLGSAELGAVTATMGKLPTVAEFMAVYKEKVEPKKDAIYKYLQFDEMPEYK; encoded by the coding sequence ATGATCGAAGCCTATCTGCAGCACGAAGCCGAACGCAATTCACAGGGGATTCCGGCCCTGCCGCTCAATCCCGAGCAGACCGCCGAGCTGTGCAAACTCCTTGAGGCACCGCCTGCCGGCAAGGAAGCGTTCCTCGTCAACCTGATCAAGGAAAGGGTTTCCCCTGGTGTGGATCCGGCAGCCGAAGTAAAGGCAGCCTTCCTTGCCGAGATCGTCAAGGGGAGCAAAAAATCTCCTCTGATCTCCAAGGTCGAGGCGGTCCGCATGCTCGGCACCATGCTGGGCGGCTACAACGTGAATCCGCTGGTCGAAGCCCTCAAGGACGCCGAGCTGGCCCAGGAAGCTGCTACCGCCCTGTGTGGAATGACCCTGGTCTATGACGGCTTCGACAAGGTCGTGGAACTCTCCAAGTCCAACGCGGCTGCCAAGAAGGTGCTCGAATCCTGGGCCAATGCCGAATGGTTCACCAATCGTCCCGGCCTGCCCGAAACTATCAAGGTCAAGGTCTTCAAGGTCGAAGGCGAAATCAATACCGACGACTTCTCTCCGGCCGGCGATGCCTGGAGCCGTCCCGATATCCCGCTGCACGCCCTGGCCATGGGCAAAACCCGCTTCCCGAACCGCCTCAAGGATATCGCCGACTGGCGCGCCGCCGGCAATCAGGTGGCCTTTGTCGGCGACGTGGTCGGCACCGGCTCTTCCCGCAAATCGGCCTGCAACAGCGTTCTCTGGCACATGGGCCAGGAGATCCCCTGCGTACCCAACAAAAAGACCGCCGGCGTGATCATCGGCGGAGTCATCGCCCCGATCTTCTTCAACACCGCCCAGGACTCCGGCGCACTGCCGCTGAAGGCCGACGTGACCAAGATGAACGACGGCGATATCATCACCATCAACACCAAGAAGGGTGAGATCTCCAACGAGAAGGGTGAGGTCATCTCCACCTTCAAGATCAACCCCAACACCCTGGCCGACGAATTCCGCGCCGGTGGCCGTATCCCGCTGATCATCGGCCGCGCTGTTACCGACAAGGCCCGCAAGGCGCTCGGCCTTGCAGCTACCGATGTCTTTACCCTGCCGGTCAACCCTGCACCCAAGGCTGACCAGGGGTACTCCCTGGCCCAGAAGATGGTCGGCAAGGCCTGCGGCGTTGCAGGCGTTCTTCCCGGCACTGCCTGCGAACCGAAGATGACCACGGTCGGTTCCCAGGACACCACCGGCCCGATGACCGCCGACGAGCTCAAGGAACTGGCCTGCCTCAAGTTCCTGTCGCCGATGTTCATGCAGTCGTTCTGCCACACCGCCGCCTATCCGAAGCCGGCAGACGTGAAGATGCACAAGAACCTGCCCAAGTTCATCATCGATCGTTGCGGCGTACCCCTCAAGCCGGGCGACGGCGTCATCCATTCCTGGCTCAACCGCCTGCTGCTCCCCGACACCGTCGGTACTGGCGGTGACTCCCACACCCGCTTCCCGATCGGCATCAGCTTCCCGGCCGGTTCCGGCCTGGTCGCCTTTGCCGGCGCCATGGGCTTCATGCCGTTGGATATGCCCGAGTCAGTACTCGTCCGCTTCAAGGGCAAGCTGAATCCCGGTATCACCCTGCGCGATGCAGTCAATGCCATCCCTTACTGGGCCATCAAGCAGGGGAAACTGACCGTGCCCAAGAAGAACAAGATCAACATCTTCAACGGCCGCATCCTGGAGATGGAAGGCCTTCCCGACCTCACCGTCGAGCAGGCGTTCGAGCTGACCGACGCCGCTGCCGAGCGTTCCGCTGCTGCCGGCTGCATCCAGCTCTCCAAGGAATCGGTTGCCACTTATCTTCGCTCCAACGTGGCACTGATGAAGAAAATGATCGCCGACGGCTACCAGGATGCCAAGACCCTGCAGAACAGGATCGACGCGGTCAATGCCTGGCTGGCCAAACCTGAACTGCTTGAAGCCGACAAGAATGCCGAAGCGACCGGCGCCTACGCCGACGTGATCGAGATCGACCTGGCCGAAATCACCGAGCCGATCCTGGCCTGCCCGAACGATCCGGACGACGTCAAGCTCCTTTCCGACGTAGCCGGCACGCCGATCCAGGACGTCTTCCTCGGGTCCTGCATGACCAATATCGGCCACTTCCGCGCTGCTGCCGAAATCTGGCGTGGCCTGAAGTTCAATCCGAGCGTCCGCACCTGGATCTGCCCGCCGACCCGCATGGATCAGGCACAGCTCAAGGACGAAGCCTACTTCTCGGTTTACAGTGCCTTTGGTGCCCGGATCGAGATCGCCGGCTGCTCTCTCTGCATGGGTAACCAGGCCCGCGTGCCCGATGCGGTGAACATGTTCTCCACCTCGACCCGCAACTTCGACGACCGTATCGGTGATGGCGCCAAGGTGTTCCTCGGTTCCGCCGAACTGGGCGCAGTTACCGCCACCATGGGCAAACTGCCGACGGTGGCCGAGTTCATGGCAGTCTACAAGGAGAAGGTCGAGCCGAAGAAGGACGCGATCTACAAGTATCTCCAGTTCGACGAGATGCCGGAATACAAGTAA
- a CDS encoding histidine--tRNA ligase — MGAPHRSGCRAFAVTQILASGAVFSYVSVCPPSATGWTSSVIVTEQKEKQPLAITAIKGFNDILPGEVEKWQYIEATARRVFELYGFSEIRIPIMEKTELFARSIGDTTDIVEKEMYSFVDKGENRVTLRPEGTASVMRAFVEHKLYAQDPVARLYYMGPMFRYERPQKGRYRQFHQIGAEVTGVTSPLVDAQVLTMLCHFFAELGLTEPRLEINSLGCPECRPAYRAALQEFLRARLNRLCDDCRRRIETNPLRALDCKATGCKEATLDAPSVLDSLCTACDDHFARTRSALELTGTGYVINPRMVRGLDYYTRTTFELVTGLLGAQSAVAAGGRYDGLISEIGGPAIPGIGFAMGVERVALLLAERDFSRRPDLFVAALGDEARDAAFSLMSGLQRKGVSVEFDYEGKSLKSQLRRADKCNARFTLIIGGDELAAKSGTLKEMDAGIQEPVALSIEALCLRIRP, encoded by the coding sequence ATGGGCGCACCGCACCGATCCGGGTGCCGGGCGTTCGCCGTTACGCAAATCCTTGCATCCGGAGCAGTTTTTTCGTATGTATCTGTATGCCCTCCGTCGGCAACCGGATGGACGTCATCTGTCATCGTCACGGAACAAAAGGAGAAACAACCGTTGGCCATCACCGCAATCAAGGGTTTCAATGACATCCTCCCCGGCGAAGTGGAAAAGTGGCAGTATATCGAGGCCACTGCCCGCCGGGTTTTCGAGCTCTATGGCTTCAGCGAGATCAGGATTCCGATCATGGAGAAGACTGAGCTGTTTGCCCGTTCCATTGGTGACACCACCGATATCGTAGAAAAGGAGATGTACTCCTTTGTCGACAAGGGGGAGAACAGGGTGACACTGCGGCCTGAGGGGACCGCCAGCGTCATGCGCGCCTTTGTCGAGCACAAGCTCTATGCCCAGGACCCGGTTGCCAGGCTTTACTACATGGGGCCGATGTTCCGCTACGAGCGCCCGCAGAAGGGGCGCTACCGCCAGTTTCACCAGATCGGCGCCGAGGTGACCGGCGTGACCAGCCCCCTGGTGGACGCCCAGGTGCTGACCATGCTCTGCCATTTCTTTGCCGAGCTGGGGCTTACCGAACCGCGGCTGGAGATCAACTCCCTCGGCTGCCCCGAATGCCGTCCCGCCTATCGCGCGGCTCTGCAGGAATTTCTGCGGGCACGGCTCAACCGGCTCTGCGACGACTGCCGGCGGCGCATCGAGACCAATCCGCTCAGGGCGCTGGACTGTAAGGCCACCGGCTGCAAGGAGGCCACCCTGGATGCCCCGTCGGTGCTGGACAGTCTGTGCACCGCCTGTGACGACCATTTTGCCCGGACCAGGAGCGCCCTGGAGCTGACCGGCACCGGCTATGTCATCAATCCCCGCATGGTGCGCGGTCTGGATTATTACACCCGCACCACCTTTGAGCTGGTCACCGGCTTGCTCGGCGCCCAGTCGGCAGTGGCTGCCGGCGGCCGCTACGACGGCCTGATCTCCGAGATTGGCGGTCCCGCCATTCCCGGCATCGGTTTTGCCATGGGGGTGGAGCGGGTCGCCCTGCTCCTTGCCGAGCGCGATTTTTCCCGTCGTCCCGACCTGTTCGTCGCTGCACTGGGGGATGAGGCACGCGACGCTGCCTTCAGCCTCATGAGCGGCCTGCAGCGAAAGGGGGTGAGCGTGGAGTTCGATTACGAAGGGAAGAGCCTGAAGAGCCAGCTCCGACGTGCCGACAAGTGCAATGCCCGCTTCACCCTCATCATCGGCGGTGACGAACTGGCTGCCAAGAGCGGCACTCTCAAGGAGATGGATGCGGGCATCCAGGAGCCGGTGGCGCTTTCGATAGAAGCACTCTGTCTGAGAATACGTCCTTAG
- a CDS encoding diguanylate cyclase, producing MERILIVEDDLFFREVFSDLLKEEGYEVESAATADEAFDLLHRLDYHLVVVDLVLEDDSGLDVLEKVKQIDPAIEVIIVTGHANIETAIYALKHGARDYLVKPINHDEFKHTVSLCIEQRRLLDENLELKGLVNLYQVSQSIANCLEQDRLYTLVVDSLAKELGVSRSIGYFFEECLYAIRELRGFSEEAGNRLGEWIMGQFRPTEEKTGSFMLLNNILGDAPQHLAESGELRDVRDALVLLVRSRGQVHGVVILCNDPGSDLPEAINYKNLTFLLDQSSLAFENAARYASARNLINVDELTGLFNYRYLEVSMDREVKRAERYGTNLSVIFLDIDQFKEINDTYGHLIGSKVLKEVGKLLKASVREIDTVIRYGGDEYTVLLVETGLETAAGVAERIRRSIERHRFLASEGQNIRITASLGYACYPEDTKSKVELIELADQAMYRGKASGKNVVFSVAKTRK from the coding sequence ATGGAACGGATACTGATAGTCGAGGATGACCTGTTTTTCCGCGAGGTGTTCTCCGATCTCCTCAAGGAGGAGGGGTACGAGGTCGAGTCGGCTGCCACGGCCGATGAGGCGTTCGATCTTTTGCACCGGCTCGACTATCATCTCGTGGTAGTGGACCTGGTACTGGAGGACGACAGCGGTCTCGACGTGCTGGAAAAGGTCAAGCAGATCGATCCCGCCATCGAGGTGATCATCGTGACCGGCCATGCCAACATCGAGACCGCCATCTATGCCCTCAAGCACGGCGCCCGCGATTACCTGGTCAAGCCGATCAACCATGACGAGTTCAAGCATACGGTATCGCTCTGCATCGAGCAGCGCCGGCTTCTCGACGAGAACCTGGAACTGAAGGGGTTGGTGAACCTCTACCAGGTGAGCCAGAGCATTGCCAATTGCCTGGAACAGGACCGGCTCTATACCCTGGTGGTCGACTCCCTCGCCAAGGAACTGGGGGTCAGCCGCTCTATCGGGTACTTCTTCGAGGAGTGTCTCTATGCCATCCGCGAGCTGCGCGGATTTTCCGAAGAGGCCGGAAACCGTCTCGGCGAATGGATCATGGGGCAGTTTCGTCCCACCGAAGAGAAAACCGGCAGTTTCATGCTCCTGAACAACATCCTCGGCGATGCGCCGCAGCATCTGGCCGAGAGTGGTGAACTGCGCGACGTGCGCGACGCCCTGGTTCTGCTGGTACGGAGCCGGGGGCAGGTGCACGGGGTTGTGATCCTCTGCAACGATCCGGGGTCCGATCTGCCCGAGGCCATCAACTACAAGAACCTTACCTTCCTCCTTGACCAGTCCTCGCTCGCCTTTGAAAACGCCGCCCGTTATGCCTCTGCCCGCAATCTCATCAACGTGGACGAGCTGACCGGGCTGTTCAACTACCGTTACCTGGAAGTCTCCATGGACCGCGAGGTCAAACGGGCCGAGCGGTACGGCACCAATCTGTCGGTGATCTTCCTTGACATCGACCAGTTCAAGGAGATCAACGACACCTACGGCCACCTCATCGGCAGCAAGGTGCTCAAGGAGGTCGGCAAGCTCCTCAAGGCGTCGGTGCGGGAGATCGATACCGTGATCCGCTACGGTGGCGACGAGTACACCGTCCTGTTGGTGGAGACCGGCCTGGAGACGGCGGCAGGGGTTGCCGAGCGTATCCGTCGCTCCATAGAGCGCCACCGGTTCCTGGCCAGCGAAGGGCAGAATATCAGGATCACTGCCAGCCTCGGTTATGCCTGCTACCCGGAAGACACCAAGTCCAAGGTCGAACTGATCGAACTGGCCGACCAGGCCATGTACCGCGGCAAGGCGAGCGGGAAAAACGTGGTCTTCTCCGTAGCCAAAACCAGAAAATAG
- a CDS encoding DNA internalization-related competence protein ComEC/Rec2, protein MERPLLILLAALVSGIVAAALPGWFVPPWFLPLTAACCLAALVARRQALLVASLSILCLVWGNLALQPLLKPVFSPNHLARQQLPEPVVLTAVVDRRPEIGENGSRLYLEAESVRQGGRSLPVTGRLLLYVGEGRTTVSTGDRIRVRTRLRKPRPFGIPGEYDMQRRLALQGIYLTGAVATADEVQPLQPGAAHPFQRRIDLLAAQLGDFIQRSVAPPEAGVLRALLIGDRGAAGRQTEGLYARTGVNHILSISGFHVGIIALFLYQLLWLVARRSETLLLFANLRRVLLLMTVPVLVFYLLLSGGAPATTRSVLMIVACCVGLLVERALDPLNLLALAALAILAVTPQALFDLSFQLSFLALWGILLFTPLLMRPFSGMRKGVAYRSLQFCMVSVAAIAATMVPVAYHFHRVTLIGVASNLIVVPLVGYGAVLLGFTALAAAAWFPFLAALLLQLAAMLVHWSGVALLWLDHLPGLSPLTPTPLELAAAVVVMVAFTIFRSMGPRLLATALLAVILVSARTGADEGDGHLRITCFSVGQGESTLIRFPDRTTMLVDGGGSLREGGMDVGERLLAPALWTLGVERIDYLVLSHPHPDHLRGLLFVATNFPVGEFWESGLPYEMPDYLKLRQILAAKGVPVRTIRAGTPPFRVGGALVELLAPVVFSRNAARAAPLDGEINDESLVFRLSLDRFAILFTGDSGFVTEARLLRDPRRLACTVLKVAHHGSRYSSSIPFIKAAHPRFALISAGYNNSFHLPSALTLADLQKLGAAVYRTDQDGTIELDVDRQSGRVAVRKLTRMIDSP, encoded by the coding sequence ATGGAAAGGCCATTACTCATCCTGCTGGCAGCGCTTGTCAGCGGCATCGTCGCTGCCGCCCTGCCGGGCTGGTTTGTCCCCCCGTGGTTTCTCCCCCTTACTGCCGCCTGCTGTCTCGCCGCCCTGGTGGCGAGGCGGCAGGCCCTCCTGGTCGCATCGCTCTCAATTCTCTGTCTGGTCTGGGGCAACCTGGCCTTGCAGCCGCTCCTCAAGCCCGTCTTCTCTCCGAATCATCTGGCACGCCAGCAGCTGCCGGAGCCGGTAGTCCTCACCGCTGTTGTCGACAGGCGACCCGAGATAGGTGAAAACGGCAGCCGCCTCTACCTCGAAGCCGAATCGGTCCGGCAAGGGGGCCGCTCCCTGCCCGTGACCGGCCGCCTCCTGCTCTACGTGGGAGAAGGTCGGACAACGGTCTCGACCGGGGACCGGATACGGGTTCGCACTAGGCTTCGCAAGCCACGTCCCTTTGGCATTCCCGGAGAATACGACATGCAGCGGCGGCTCGCCCTGCAGGGGATCTACCTGACCGGTGCTGTTGCCACGGCCGACGAGGTGCAGCCCCTCCAGCCAGGGGCGGCTCATCCCTTCCAGCGCCGCATCGATCTCCTTGCCGCCCAGCTGGGCGACTTCATCCAGCGAAGCGTTGCGCCACCTGAGGCAGGGGTCCTCAGAGCCCTCCTCATCGGCGACCGCGGGGCCGCCGGCCGCCAGACAGAGGGGCTCTACGCCCGCACCGGGGTCAATCATATCCTCTCAATCTCAGGATTTCATGTGGGTATCATCGCTCTGTTCCTCTATCAGCTTCTCTGGCTGGTCGCCCGACGCAGCGAAACGCTTCTCCTGTTCGCCAATCTGCGGCGTGTCCTACTCCTCATGACCGTGCCGGTGCTGGTCTTCTACCTGCTCTTGAGCGGGGGTGCGCCGGCAACCACCCGCTCGGTGTTGATGATCGTCGCCTGCTGCGTCGGACTGCTCGTGGAGCGCGCCCTGGACCCGCTCAATCTCCTCGCCCTGGCCGCACTGGCAATCCTGGCGGTCACTCCCCAGGCCCTCTTCGATCTCTCCTTCCAGCTCTCTTTTCTGGCGCTCTGGGGGATACTGCTCTTCACCCCCCTGCTGATGCGGCCGTTCAGCGGGATGCGCAAAGGGGTGGCCTACCGTTCGCTGCAGTTCTGCATGGTGTCGGTGGCGGCCATTGCCGCGACCATGGTGCCGGTTGCCTATCATTTCCACCGGGTCACCCTGATCGGAGTGGCGAGCAACCTCATCGTGGTCCCCCTGGTTGGCTACGGTGCCGTGCTCCTCGGGTTCACTGCCCTTGCTGCCGCTGCCTGGTTTCCTTTCCTGGCTGCCCTGTTGCTGCAACTGGCAGCCATGTTGGTCCACTGGTCTGGTGTGGCGCTCCTCTGGCTGGACCATCTGCCCGGGCTTTCCCCGCTGACGCCGACCCCGCTGGAACTGGCAGCGGCTGTCGTCGTCATGGTGGCCTTCACCATTTTCAGGAGTATGGGACCAAGGCTTCTCGCCACCGCGCTTCTGGCCGTCATCCTGGTGTCGGCCCGCACCGGGGCGGATGAGGGGGACGGTCATCTTCGCATTACCTGTTTCAGCGTGGGGCAGGGGGAGAGCACCTTGATCCGCTTTCCGGACCGGACCACCATGCTGGTGGATGGCGGCGGATCGCTGCGGGAAGGGGGAATGGACGTGGGTGAGCGGCTTCTGGCGCCAGCGCTCTGGACCCTGGGGGTCGAGCGGATCGATTACCTGGTTCTCAGTCATCCCCATCCGGATCATCTGCGCGGGCTTCTCTTCGTTGCGACCAACTTTCCGGTGGGGGAGTTCTGGGAAAGCGGACTTCCCTATGAAATGCCCGATTACCTGAAATTGCGGCAGATCCTTGCAGCGAAGGGCGTACCGGTCCGTACGATCCGGGCCGGCACACCGCCGTTCAGGGTTGGCGGCGCACTGGTCGAGCTGCTTGCTCCGGTGGTTTTCTCCCGGAATGCGGCCCGGGCAGCTCCGCTCGACGGGGAGATCAATGACGAATCGCTGGTCTTTCGGCTCTCACTGGACCGGTTTGCCATCCTCTTTACCGGCGACAGCGGCTTTGTCACCGAGGCCCGGCTGTTGCGTGACCCTCGGAGGCTTGCCTGCACGGTCCTCAAGGTGGCGCACCACGGCAGCCGTTATTCCAGCTCGATCCCTTTCATTAAGGCCGCACATCCCCGCTTTGCCCTCATTTCGGCCGGTTACAACAACAGCTTTCATCTTCCCTCTGCGCTTACCCTTGCCGACCTGCAGAAGCTCGGTGCCGCTGTCTATCGGACAGATCAGGACGGCACCATTGAGCTGGATGTAGACCGACAGAGCGGGAGAGTGGCAGTCAGAAAACTGACACGAATGATTGACAGCCCTTAA